One window of Theropithecus gelada isolate Dixy chromosome 4, Tgel_1.0, whole genome shotgun sequence genomic DNA carries:
- the LOC112622864 gene encoding uncharacterized protein C6orf15 homolog, with product MQGRVAGSCAPLGLLLVCLHLPGLFARSIGAVEEKVSQNLGTNLPQLGQPSLTGPPNSEHPQPALDPRSNDLARAPLKLSVPPSDGFPPAGGSAVQRWPPSGRLPAMYSWPPEDPWLMMAAAAADRLGEALPEELSYLSSAAALAPDSGPLPGESSPDATDLSPEASHLHQDSESRRLPRSNPLGPGGKILSQRPPWSLIHRVLPDHPWGTLNPSVSWGGGGPGTGWGTRPMPHPGGIWGINNQPPSTSWGNINRYPGGSWGNINRYPGGSWGNINRYPGGSWGNIHLYPGINNPFPPGVLRPPGSSWNTPAGFPNPPSPGLQWG from the coding sequence GGAGGAGAAAGTTTCCCAAAACCTGGGGACCAACTTGCCTCAGCTTGGACAACCTTCCCTGACTGGCCCCCCTAACTCTGAACATCCTCAGCCTGCTCTGGACCCGAGGTCTAACGATTTGGCAAGGGCTCCTCTGAAGCTCAGCGTGCCCCCATCAGACGGCTTCCCACCTGCAGGAGGCTCTGCAGTGCAGAGGTGGCCTCCGTCCGGGAGGCTGCCTGCCATGTACTCCTGGCCCCCTGAGGATCCTTGGCTGATGATGGCTGCTGCGGCTGCGGACCGCCTGGGGGAAGCGCTACCTGAAGAACTCTCTTACCTCTCCAGTGCTGCGGCCCTCGCTCCAGACAGTGGCCCTTTGCCTGGGGAGTCTTCTCCTGATGCCACAGACCTCTCACCCGAGGCTTCACACCTCCACCAGGACTCGGAGTCCAGACGACTGCCCCGTTCTAATCCACTGGGGCCCGGGGGAAAAATCCTTTCCCAGCGCCCTCCGTGGTCTCTCATCCACAGGGTTCTGCCCGATCACCCCTGGGGGACCCTGAATCCCAGTGTgtcctggggaggtggaggccctGGGACTGGTTGGGGAACGAGGCCCATGCCACACCCTGGGGGAATCTGGGGTATCAATAATCAACCCCCAAGTACCAGCTGGGGAAATATTAATCGGTATCCAGGAGGCAGCTGGGGGAATATTAATCGGTATCCAGGAGGCAGCTGGGGGAATATTAATCGGTATCCAGGAGGCAGCTGGGGGAATATTCATCTATACCCAGGTATCAATAACCCATTTCCTCCCGGAGTTCTCCGCCCTCCTGGCTCTTCTTGGAACACCCCAGCTGGCTTCCCTAATCCTCCAAGCCCTGGGTTGCAGTGGGGCTAG